In candidate division TA06 bacterium, a genomic segment contains:
- a CDS encoding PHP domain-containing protein produces the protein MGKADLHIHTNHSDGSATAAQVLHRAGELGLDTIAVTDHNEIAGAIKARELAERWGLKIDVILGEEITTSEGHVVGLFLKERIRPLMTARATVDEIHRQGGLAVAVHPFSLWLKLFNCGGVGRLAEWLQFDAIEVANGALTETFSNRYTKAYNNKVAKLAGVGGSDAHTIEALGQAYTVFPGRGAAWLRNAITHKATKAVISGSQVRALLDFIGDHLKGKLALYGSQGGALDQAVVS, from the coding sequence ATGGGCAAAGCCGATCTTCACATCCATACCAACCATTCCGACGGTTCCGCTACCGCGGCGCAGGTATTGCACCGGGCCGGGGAACTGGGGCTGGATACCATAGCCGTAACCGACCACAATGAAATAGCAGGGGCCATAAAAGCCCGGGAACTGGCGGAGCGGTGGGGCCTGAAAATTGATGTGATCTTGGGAGAAGAGATAACAACTTCGGAGGGGCACGTGGTGGGCTTGTTCCTCAAGGAAAGGATCAGACCCCTGATGACCGCCCGGGCCACGGTGGACGAGATCCACCGCCAGGGCGGATTGGCGGTGGCGGTGCACCCCTTCTCGCTCTGGCTCAAGCTGTTCAATTGCGGCGGGGTGGGGCGGCTGGCGGAGTGGCTGCAGTTCGACGCCATTGAGGTGGCCAACGGCGCCTTGACTGAAACCTTCAGCAACCGGTACACCAAGGCCTATAACAACAAGGTGGCAAAGCTGGCCGGAGTAGGCGGCTCAGATGCCCATACCATAGAGGCTTTGGGACAGGCTTATACGGTGTTTCCCGGCCGGGGCGCCGCCTGGTTGAGGAACGCGATCACCCACAAAGCCACCAAGGCAGTGATCTCAGGATCCCAGGTCCGGGCTCTGCTGGATTTCATCGGCGATCACTTAAAGGGTAAGCTGGCTCTATACGGCTCTCAGGGCGGAGCCTTGGATCAAGCGGTTGTAAGTTAA
- a CDS encoding response regulator transcription factor, which yields MGKLIYIVEDERDIADLVEHYLKKDGFKSEAISDGPKALERIRRQPPDLLVLDLMLPGLDGLELCRILRAEPATKRLPIIMLTAKAEETDKIVGLEMGADDYLTKPFSPKELMARIRAIFRRNLPVEEEKAVLNYGKIILDGQRHVVSVSKKEVELTAKEFGLLEYLLKRPGRVLSREQILNSVWGQDYYGGNRTVDVHIRHLRKKIPLLDAAILTVKSFGYKLKEEA from the coding sequence ATGGGCAAGCTTATCTATATAGTGGAGGACGAGAGGGACATTGCCGACCTAGTCGAGCATTATCTGAAGAAGGACGGTTTCAAGTCCGAGGCCATCTCCGACGGCCCAAAGGCCCTGGAGCGCATCCGCCGCCAGCCCCCGGATTTATTGGTGCTGGACCTGATGCTGCCCGGACTGGACGGCCTGGAGCTTTGCCGGATTCTGCGGGCCGAGCCGGCCACCAAAAGGCTGCCCATCATCATGCTGACCGCCAAGGCCGAGGAGACCGACAAGATCGTGGGCCTGGAGATGGGGGCCGACGACTACCTGACCAAGCCTTTCAGCCCCAAGGAGCTGATGGCCAGGATCCGAGCCATTTTCCGCCGCAACCTGCCGGTGGAAGAGGAAAAAGCGGTTCTGAATTACGGGAAAATAATCCTGGACGGACAGCGGCACGTGGTCAGCGTCAGCAAAAAAGAAGTGGAGCTGACCGCCAAGGAATTCGGCCTGCTGGAGTATCTGCTGAAACGCCCCGGCCGGGTGCTTTCCCGCGAACAGATCCTCAATTCCGTCTGGGGCCAGGACTACTACGGCGGCAATAGGACGGTGGACGTTCATATCCGGCATCTGCGGAAAAAGATTCCGCTGCTGGACGCCGCCATCCTGACCGTCAAATCTTTCGGCTACAAGCTTAAAGAGGAAGCATGA
- a CDS encoding PAS domain S-box protein produces MKHPSLKIKLATAGLVSILIVLSGFSLFLYLSASQHLLRLALDGLQGQAQLISSEISQKLAADPKINLDSLAQVQSLALAKRVTIIDSLGRALGDSEADASGLKDMDNHLGRPEIAMARQTGLGHALRHSQTLKRETLYFAAPIRSGKTLWGYCRIAGPWAGLINYQKQLLAGAITGLALSAALLWLLVSLAWRPEIEAIKDIELAARRLYSGDLNARAPLTKGSRETALAAQTLNQLAQSWEDTITDLSEQKSNLAAVLEGMGEGVITLDQRQTIKMINPAASEMFGLDAGQTTGRLLLEAIRSPIMEQLIKEGREWIELEREKKYYIIRIAAITDQGGPKGWVLVASDITRLKMLERVRQDFVANVSHELKTPLSAITGFSEALLDGAMDDRDQLADFLGRIHAQSLRMSKLVKDLLELSAIESGNYAINKIPSPAGLLLERAVENLKMQIAEKGHLVQTDDKTGQTLVPMDPEKMASALGNLLDNAVKFAPPNSRIELSAEIRKKDLILSVSDNGSGISRENLPRLFERFYRVDQARSRDLGGTGLGLAIVKHIAEFHQGSAGAESVLEQGSRFWIKIPIA; encoded by the coding sequence ATGAAACACCCCAGCCTGAAAATAAAACTGGCCACGGCCGGCTTGGTTTCCATACTTATAGTGCTGAGCGGGTTTTCCCTTTTCCTGTACTTAAGCGCCAGCCAGCACTTGTTGAGACTGGCCCTGGACGGGCTGCAGGGACAGGCCCAGCTGATCAGTTCCGAGATCTCCCAAAAACTGGCGGCTGATCCTAAAATCAACCTCGATTCTCTGGCCCAGGTCCAGTCCTTGGCGCTGGCAAAACGGGTGACCATCATCGACAGCCTGGGCCGGGCGCTGGGGGATTCGGAAGCGGATGCCTCCGGGCTGAAAGACATGGACAATCATCTGGGACGGCCGGAGATCGCCATGGCCAGGCAAACGGGCCTGGGCCATGCGCTAAGGCACAGCCAAACCCTGAAGAGGGAGACGCTCTATTTTGCCGCTCCTATCAGATCGGGAAAAACACTTTGGGGTTACTGCCGGATCGCCGGGCCCTGGGCAGGATTGATAAACTACCAAAAGCAGCTGCTGGCCGGGGCGATCACCGGACTGGCCCTTAGCGCGGCCCTGCTGTGGCTGCTGGTCAGCCTGGCCTGGCGCCCCGAGATCGAGGCCATCAAGGACATTGAGCTGGCCGCCCGCCGCCTTTATTCCGGGGACTTAAACGCCCGGGCGCCTTTGACCAAGGGCAGCCGGGAGACGGCTTTGGCGGCCCAGACCTTGAATCAATTGGCCCAGTCCTGGGAAGACACGATTACCGATCTGTCGGAACAAAAAAGCAATCTGGCCGCGGTGCTGGAGGGAATGGGCGAAGGGGTGATCACCCTGGACCAGCGCCAGACAATAAAAATGATAAACCCGGCGGCCTCCGAAATGTTCGGGCTGGACGCCGGGCAGACAACGGGCCGGCTGCTTTTAGAGGCCATTCGCAGCCCCATCATGGAACAGCTGATAAAAGAGGGCCGGGAATGGATAGAGTTGGAGCGGGAAAAGAAATATTACATCATCCGGATCGCCGCCATTACCGATCAGGGCGGCCCCAAGGGATGGGTGCTGGTGGCTTCGGACATCACCCGGCTAAAGATGCTGGAACGGGTCCGCCAGGATTTCGTGGCCAACGTTTCTCATGAGCTCAAGACCCCGCTCTCGGCCATCACCGGTTTTTCCGAAGCCCTGCTGGACGGCGCAATGGACGACCGGGATCAACTGGCGGATTTTTTGGGGCGCATTCATGCCCAGTCGTTGCGGATGAGCAAATTAGTGAAAGACCTGCTGGAACTTTCGGCCATTGAATCCGGGAATTACGCCATCAATAAGATTCCTTCGCCCGCCGGCCTTTTGCTGGAACGGGCGGTTGAAAATCTTAAAATGCAGATCGCCGAAAAGGGCCATTTGGTTCAAACCGATGACAAAACCGGCCAGACCCTGGTTCCAATGGATCCCGAAAAAATGGCCTCGGCCCTTGGCAACCTGCTGGATAACGCGGTCAAGTTCGCGCCCCCAAACAGCCGGATAGAACTGTCTGCCGAAATACGGAAGAAAGATCTGATCCTATCGGTCAGCGACAACGGTTCCGGCATCAGCCGGGAAAACCTGCCCCGTTTGTTCGAAAGGTTCTACCGGGTGGACCAGGCCCGTTCCCGCGACCTGGGGGGGACCGGACTGGGGCTGGCCATAGTCAAGCATATCGCCGAGTTTCATCAAGGCAGCGCCGGCGCCGAAAGCGTTTTGGAACAGGGCAGCAGGTTCTGGATAAAGATTCCGATAGCATGA